The following proteins are encoded in a genomic region of Natrinema sp. DC36:
- a CDS encoding AAA family ATPase, whose protein sequence is MVEANTELLGGAAVTVFLALLFFGVVVLWDVALALRSVGDKIDKLEDNIDDDLTDIAHHLDGMSNARGGGGGTQLHLSGGTISSGPGPNQPQQAPQAGPQQAPQAGPQQAPQAGPQQGQPTGDPPGGVGPQPQSHSQQAEQQSAAARRAEEQDEGATSSETVDRPESPRPDADDPQSDDRADEAGDNEGSADESASDAESDADDEPSAHPRAERNRGRFVTSPDRTAWYATPLDHEAIAAARPTIAGALTDGSDDGTDDSDVIAAGPVGSSTGAETETRVAASETVPGDATDGETNDAADGDDSEQIGDPTEDGETAADVREASDAASETTERADPEPREPGDGKTDDAADGGLEDPADESSDSPDDIDSLSFDDLTEDADAPAEGAKTASTDDGSADDEFADDESANANPDDPDRSDVPDVADGSTEPEPAGEESSLEDDAAADSGGAAVTESDADDAAPAEALSPFEFDEDEFEAEDVSVEDAVDTMNENAPAPELSSHRFDVTAEETGDGGAVLTLAFEPDTIEIEGSTKRLLQYQLQSFADRESTPAADVTIGRDRIVIEIADSEGTAIQRWGEAAVSIVDRTLYLSDNSPDS, encoded by the coding sequence ATGGTCGAAGCCAACACTGAGCTTCTCGGTGGAGCCGCCGTTACCGTTTTCCTCGCGCTCCTGTTTTTCGGCGTCGTCGTCCTCTGGGACGTGGCCCTCGCTCTGCGAAGCGTCGGCGACAAAATCGACAAGCTCGAGGACAACATCGACGATGATCTGACGGATATCGCTCACCACCTCGACGGAATGTCCAACGCACGGGGCGGTGGTGGAGGAACGCAACTGCATCTCAGCGGCGGCACGATTAGCTCCGGTCCGGGCCCGAACCAGCCCCAGCAGGCGCCGCAGGCCGGACCTCAGCAAGCGCCACAAGCCGGCCCCCAGCAGGCGCCACAGGCCGGCCCCCAGCAGGGACAACCGACGGGCGACCCGCCGGGCGGGGTTGGTCCACAGCCACAGTCGCATTCCCAGCAGGCCGAACAGCAGTCGGCTGCGGCTCGACGTGCGGAGGAACAGGACGAGGGTGCGACCTCGAGCGAGACGGTCGACCGACCCGAATCGCCGCGGCCGGATGCGGACGATCCGCAGTCGGACGACCGAGCCGATGAGGCGGGTGACAACGAGGGCTCCGCCGACGAATCGGCATCGGACGCCGAATCCGACGCCGACGACGAACCGTCCGCACACCCGCGAGCCGAACGCAATCGCGGCCGGTTCGTCACGTCGCCGGATCGAACCGCCTGGTACGCCACGCCGCTGGATCACGAGGCGATCGCAGCGGCCCGGCCGACGATCGCCGGCGCACTCACGGACGGATCCGACGACGGAACCGACGACTCCGACGTGATCGCAGCGGGGCCGGTCGGCTCGAGCACGGGGGCCGAAACCGAGACGCGCGTCGCTGCTTCCGAGACGGTGCCGGGAGACGCGACCGACGGGGAAACGAACGATGCGGCCGACGGCGACGATAGCGAACAGATCGGCGATCCGACCGAGGACGGCGAGACGGCAGCCGACGTTCGGGAGGCCTCGGACGCGGCGTCCGAGACGACAGAGCGAGCGGACCCCGAACCGCGCGAACCGGGCGACGGGAAAACGGACGATGCGGCCGACGGTGGGCTCGAGGACCCCGCCGACGAATCCTCGGACTCACCTGATGACATCGATTCGCTCTCGTTCGACGATCTGACCGAGGACGCCGACGCTCCAGCGGAGGGAGCGAAAACGGCATCCACTGATGACGGATCCGCTGACGATGAATTCGCTGACGACGAATCCGCGAACGCGAACCCGGACGATCCGGATCGCTCCGATGTCCCCGACGTCGCCGACGGCTCGACCGAACCCGAGCCGGCGGGCGAGGAATCCTCGCTCGAGGACGACGCGGCGGCCGACTCCGGTGGGGCGGCTGTCACGGAATCGGACGCGGACGACGCGGCTCCCGCGGAGGCGCTTTCGCCGTTCGAGTTCGACGAGGACGAATTCGAGGCCGAGGACGTGTCCGTCGAGGACGCCGTCGACACGATGAACGAGAACGCGCCGGCACCGGAGCTCTCGAGCCACCGGTTCGACGTGACGGCCGAGGAAACCGGCGACGGCGGGGCGGTGTTGACGCTCGCGTTCGAGCCCGACACGATCGAAATCGAGGGGTCGACGAAGCGACTACTGCAGTATCAGCTACAGAGCTTCGCGGATCGAGAGTCGACGCCGGCGGCCGACGTGACGATCGGTCGGGATCGGATCGTCATCGAAATCGCCGACTCCGAGGGCACCGCGATTCAGCGGTGGGGCGAAGCGGCCGTCAGCATCGTCGATCGGACGCTGTACCTCTCGGATAACAGCCCGGATAGCTAA
- a CDS encoding nucleic acid-binding protein, whose product MTMDATRYEDGSISYPGHPRGPGGTEPVETIDLSEYTAEVVTWTTSTATPPGVREPNHLAIVEFDVEGEPVRAIGQLTTGDVETGDEVQPVYVDELREPGAGIREPESQEWDGYRFEPV is encoded by the coding sequence ATGACGATGGACGCGACGCGATACGAGGACGGTTCGATCAGCTATCCCGGTCACCCGCGCGGACCGGGCGGAACCGAGCCGGTCGAGACGATCGACCTCAGCGAGTACACCGCGGAGGTCGTGACGTGGACGACCAGTACGGCGACGCCACCGGGCGTCCGCGAGCCCAATCACCTCGCGATCGTCGAGTTCGACGTGGAGGGCGAACCGGTCCGCGCGATCGGCCAGCTGACCACCGGCGATGTCGAAACTGGTGACGAGGTCCAGCCGGTCTACGTCGACGAGCTCCGCGAACCCGGTGCGGGGATCAGAGAGCCCGAGAGCCAAGAGTGGGACGGCTACCGGTTCGAGCCGGTCTAA
- a CDS encoding thiolase family protein, whose product MERVAIIGASMTQFGQREGEWIQDLLAEAGIECLEDASVEADEVEHLYVSNMASGEFEGQTGVPNALAHDLDAMPAYTQRVDQTSSSGGAGIFAAWQSVASGASDMTLLVGGEKMTHKTTGEATDVIASLTHPVEYKTGVTLPSFAGLTARHYLERFDAPRESLGKVAVKNHKNGVDNPHAQFQKEVELETVLESPIVADPLRLYDFCPITDGSAALMLCPESVADEYADDYVVISGIDGATDTHVVHEREDPTVMGGVVESGKGAYEMSGRGPDDIDVAELHDMFTILEFLQMEGLGFAEQGEAWKLVEEGYTERDTGELPVNTSGGLKSKGHPLGASGVAQGVEIYEQLVGEAGPRQVDADVGLCCNVGGFGNCVITTIMEAAQ is encoded by the coding sequence ATGGAACGTGTTGCAATCATCGGCGCCTCGATGACCCAGTTCGGGCAACGCGAGGGGGAGTGGATCCAGGACCTCCTCGCGGAGGCGGGAATCGAGTGTCTCGAGGATGCGAGCGTCGAGGCCGACGAGGTCGAACACCTGTACGTCTCGAACATGGCGAGCGGCGAGTTCGAGGGGCAGACGGGCGTGCCGAACGCCCTGGCCCACGACCTCGACGCGATGCCGGCGTACACCCAGCGAGTCGATCAGACGAGTTCGAGCGGCGGCGCGGGAATTTTCGCCGCCTGGCAATCGGTCGCCAGCGGGGCCAGCGATATGACCCTGCTCGTCGGCGGCGAGAAGATGACGCACAAGACGACCGGGGAGGCCACCGACGTCATCGCGTCGCTGACTCATCCCGTCGAGTACAAGACCGGCGTTACCCTGCCGTCGTTCGCGGGCCTCACCGCGCGTCACTACCTCGAGCGGTTCGACGCCCCCCGCGAGAGCCTCGGGAAAGTCGCGGTCAAGAACCATAAAAACGGCGTGGACAACCCCCACGCCCAGTTCCAAAAGGAGGTGGAGCTGGAGACGGTCCTCGAGTCACCGATCGTGGCCGACCCGCTACGGCTGTACGACTTCTGTCCGATCACGGACGGCTCGGCCGCGCTCATGCTCTGTCCCGAGTCCGTCGCCGACGAATACGCCGACGACTACGTCGTCATCTCGGGGATCGACGGGGCCACCGATACCCACGTCGTCCACGAGCGCGAGGACCCGACCGTGATGGGCGGCGTCGTCGAGAGCGGGAAGGGAGCGTACGAGATGAGCGGCCGCGGCCCCGACGACATCGACGTGGCCGAACTCCACGATATGTTCACCATCCTCGAGTTCCTGCAGATGGAGGGGTTGGGTTTCGCCGAGCAGGGCGAGGCCTGGAAACTCGTCGAGGAGGGCTACACCGAGCGAGACACCGGCGAGTTGCCGGTCAACACGTCTGGGGGACTCAAGTCGAAGGGACATCCGCTGGGCGCCAGCGGCGTCGCACAGGGCGTCGAGATCTACGAACAACTCGTCGGCGAGGCCGGCCCGCGACAGGTCGATGCGGACGTCGGGCTGTGCTGTAACGTCGGCGGCTTTGGCAACTGCGTAATTACGACCATCATGGAGGCAGCACAATGA
- a CDS encoding thioesterase family protein — MTDFSYETSVDVRLRDLDFMGHVNNATYATYLEQAREAYFRDVLDVSLAETDTVLASLELEYARPIEADDDVTVALRVADLGTSSLPMEYEIRAGGSRAATATTVQVLVDSETGESRPLPTEWRTRLEQRK, encoded by the coding sequence ATGACCGATTTTAGCTACGAGACGTCCGTCGACGTGCGACTTCGCGATCTCGATTTCATGGGCCACGTGAACAATGCGACGTATGCCACCTACCTCGAGCAGGCGCGGGAGGCCTACTTCAGGGACGTACTCGACGTTTCGCTGGCCGAGACCGACACCGTCCTCGCGAGCCTCGAACTCGAGTACGCACGGCCGATCGAGGCGGACGACGACGTTACGGTCGCGCTCCGCGTCGCGGACCTGGGAACGTCGAGTCTGCCGATGGAGTACGAGATCCGCGCGGGCGGGTCGCGTGCGGCGACGGCAACTACTGTCCAGGTGCTCGTCGACTCGGAAACGGGGGAGTCGCGACCGCTCCCGACCGAGTGGCGAACGCGACTCGAGCAGCGAAAGTAG
- a CDS encoding ribonuclease H-like domain-containing protein, giving the protein MRIENSFIPVRGVGETTERRLWENGVTHWDEFDGSVVGSTLADRIETFIDEGRTHLERGDISVFAEALPASSRWRCYENVSAETCFLDIETTGLSADTNDVTTVSLHRGGETKTFVRNRDLSSDRLERELADAALLVTFNGQRFDVPFLETCFDVDIGVPHVDLMYPCKKLGLDGGLKAIERELGIDRDMPDLSGRDAVRLWHEYERGDDGALETLVEYNRADTRNMEPLMEIVADRLHETVFEAAIADE; this is encoded by the coding sequence GTGCGAATCGAGAACAGTTTCATTCCCGTCCGCGGGGTCGGCGAAACCACCGAACGACGCCTCTGGGAGAACGGCGTCACCCACTGGGACGAGTTCGACGGCAGCGTCGTCGGCTCGACGCTCGCCGACCGGATCGAGACCTTCATCGACGAGGGGCGGACCCACCTCGAGCGCGGGGACATCTCCGTCTTCGCGGAGGCGCTCCCGGCGTCGAGTCGCTGGCGGTGCTACGAGAACGTCAGCGCGGAGACCTGCTTTCTGGACATCGAGACGACCGGGCTGAGTGCCGACACGAACGACGTGACGACCGTCAGCCTCCACCGGGGCGGCGAGACGAAGACGTTCGTCAGGAACCGCGATCTGTCGAGCGATCGCCTCGAGCGCGAACTCGCCGACGCCGCCCTGCTCGTCACGTTCAACGGGCAGCGTTTCGACGTTCCGTTCCTCGAGACGTGCTTCGACGTCGACATCGGCGTGCCCCACGTCGATCTCATGTACCCCTGCAAAAAGCTGGGGCTCGACGGCGGACTGAAGGCGATCGAACGGGAACTCGGCATCGACCGGGACATGCCGGACCTCAGCGGGCGTGACGCCGTCCGTCTCTGGCACGAGTACGAACGCGGCGACGACGGGGCCCTCGAGACGCTCGTCGAGTACAACCGCGCTGACACCCGCAACATGGAGCCGCTGATGGAAATCGTCGCGGATCGGCTCCACGAGACCGTTTTCGAGGCCGCGATAGCGGACGAGTGA
- a CDS encoding HalOD1 output domain-containing protein has protein sequence MLLSVDRSDATVSQSVSFDVIAAVAEREGIDPVDLEPPEYEALYDVINPEALDSLFASRENGRQRPTGCVEFPFCGYQVTVASDGEVEVSVLE, from the coding sequence ATGCTACTCTCAGTTGATCGCTCGGACGCGACAGTCTCGCAGTCAGTAAGTTTCGACGTTATTGCAGCCGTCGCCGAGCGTGAAGGCATCGATCCCGTCGATCTCGAGCCGCCCGAGTATGAAGCCCTCTACGACGTTATTAACCCCGAAGCGCTCGATTCGCTCTTTGCGAGCCGAGAAAACGGTCGACAGCGACCGACCGGCTGCGTCGAATTCCCCTTCTGTGGCTATCAGGTCACCGTCGCGAGCGACGGCGAGGTCGAGGTCTCCGTCCTCGAGTAA